A region of Stigmatopora nigra isolate UIUO_SnigA chromosome 6, RoL_Snig_1.1, whole genome shotgun sequence DNA encodes the following proteins:
- the tefm gene encoding transcription elongation factor, mitochondrial: MWVARRFLSSVAPSRQYAGHPCLFRRLRLGSLSEMELRYLQCTCCWRSRIPMAGIETLNATISPPLCEEDNHNEKVPIALDTCYSSEQRDVILKMLNNASLTELADVKFLRGRKSANIVDYRSKHGPFKTLESVVNVPLLKHKSAMVVFEAILNPATGKKKMRIHIAKFIRPEVDKSWLEDANSIVSLVCGTNRIAWAHMGRGMAVMDWQHLDCPNFLKGTYMASAYLNDVSEVVSVLPTADFYIIEKPAISVQNTALFPIMAHMRSVEAILFALLEPRKLSEDSNIHPRVLNMMRTAVGRHFGLMVGESRTSGAPVVRQLMTESVTQKMPRINFPPDLLVKYRNWFHMGNRRGGGEELCDALLQALAFYELLNQSSS; the protein is encoded by the exons ATGTGGGTCGCTCGGCGATTTCTATCGTCTGTTGCCCCTAGTC GTCAGTATGCCGGCCACCCATGCTTGTTCCGCCGCCTTCGTCTGGGGTCTTTGTCGGAGATGGAGCTGCGCTACCTGCAGTGCACGTGCTGTTGGAGGAGTCGAATCCCCATGGCTGGAATTGAGACCCTCAATGCCACCATCTCGCCACCACTCTGTGAAGAGGACAACCATAACGAGAAAGTCCCCATTGCTCTCGATACCTGCTATAGCTCTGAGCAGCGCGATGTTATCCTGAAGATGCTGAACAACGCCTCGCTGACAGAGCTGGCAGATGTCAAGTTCCTCCGAGGACGTAAATCTGCCAACATAGTGGATTACCGAAGCAAACACGGACCCTTCAAAACGCTGGAAAGTGTGGTAAACGTACCACTCCTGAAGCATAAAAGTGCCATGGTTGTATTTGAGGCTATCCTCAATCCGGCCACGGGAAAGAAGAAGATGCGCATCCATATTGCCAAATTCATCAGGCCTGAGGTGGACAAATCCTGGTTGGAG GATGCCAACTCCATCGTTTCACTAGTATGTGGTACCAATCGAATAGCATGGGCACACATGGGAAGAGGAATGGCCGTAATGGACTGGCAGCACCTTGATTGTCCAAACTTCCTGAAGGGCACTTATATGGCATCCGCCTATTTAAATGAT GTGTCAGAAGTGGTTTCCGTCCTCCCTACGGCGGATTTCTACATCATTGAAAAGCCGGCTATTTCAGTTCAAAACACTGCGCTCTTCCCAATTATGGCGCACATGAGATCAGTGGAGGCCATACTGTTTGCGCTCTTGGAGCCCAGAAAGCTCTCAGAGGACTCCAACATTCATCCCAG AGTCCTGAACATGATGCGCACCGCTGTGGGACGTCACTTTGGGCTCATGGTGGGCGAATCCCGGACCAGCGGGGCGCCGGTGGTACGGCAACTGATGACTGAGTCGGTCACGCAGAAGATGCCACGGATAAACTTCCCACCTGATCTGCTGGTGAAGTACAGGAACTGGTTCCACATGGGCAACAGAAGAGGTGGAGGAGAGGAACTCTGTGATGCTCTGCTGCAGGCGCTTGCTTTTTATGAACTGCTCAATCAATCTTCTTCCTAG